The Neofelis nebulosa isolate mNeoNeb1 chromosome X, mNeoNeb1.pri, whole genome shotgun sequence genome has a segment encoding these proteins:
- the ZNF157 gene encoding zinc finger protein 157 isoform X1 — protein MPATGKSPQRFPALVPGQPGRSFEGSVSFEDVAVDFTRQEWHRLDPAQRTMHKDVMLENYSNLASVGLCVAKPEMIFKLERGEELWILEEESSGQGFPGSLSLLCGKSSVGGGALRHDSDLQRQKIQPVDQTVEYNEYGKVFYKNTGFVGHKRTHAGVKNFGCHECGKSYCRKSNLIEHLRIHTGERPYKCGECAKTFSARSYLIAHQKTHTGEKPFECNECRKSFGRKSQLILHQRTHTGERPYACAECGKTFSEKATLMIHQRTHTGEKPYECSECGKTFRVKISLTQHQRTHTGEKPYECGDCGKNFRAKKSLNQHQRIHTGEKPYKCGECGKFFRMKMTLNNHQRTHTGEKPYQCQECGKSFRVHSSLGIHQRIHTGEKPYECSKCGNAFYVKARLIEHQRMHSGEKPYECSECGKIFSMKKSLCQHQRTHTGEKPYECSECGNAFYVKIRLIEHQRIHTGERPFECQECGKAFCRKAHLTEHQRTHVGRPLPFTVEKASL, from the exons ATGCCAGCTACTGGGAAATCACCCCAGAGGTTCCCTGCCCTGGTTCCAGGACAGCCTGGCAGATCCTTTGAG GGATCTGTGTCATTTGAGGACGTGGCTGTGGATTTTACCCGACAGGAGTGGCACAGACTGGACCCTGCTCAGAGGACCATGCACAAGGATGTGATGTTAGAGAACTACAGCAACCTGGCATCCGTGG GCCTCTGCGTGGCCAAACCAGAGATGATCTTCAAGTTGGAGCGAGGAGAAGAGCTGTGGATATTAGAGGAAGAATCCTCAGGCCAAGGTTTCCCAG gatctCTCTCACTGCTGTGTGGCAAGAGTTCTGTCGGGGGTGGTGCCCTCAGGCATGACAGTGACCTTCAGCGTCAGAAGATTCAACCTGTTGATCAAACTGTTGAGTATAATGAATATGGAAAAGTCTTCTACAAGAACACAGGCTTTGTTGGACATAAAAGAACACACGCAGGAGTAAAAAACTTTGGATGTCATGAATGTGGGAAAAGTTACTGCAGGAAATCAAACCTTATTGAACATCTGAGGATACACACAGGGGAGAGACCCTATAAGTGTGGTGAGTGTGCAAAAACCTTCAGTGCAAGGTCATACCTCATTGCTCACCAGAAAACTCACACGGGGGAGAAACCCtttgaatgtaatgaatgtaGGAAGTCTTTTGGCAGGAAGTCACAACTCATTCTACACCAGAGaacacacacaggagagagacCGTATGCGTGTGCCGAATGCGGGAAAACCTTTTCTGAGAAGGCAACCCTTATGATTCACCAGAGAActcacacaggggagaagccctatgaatgtaGCGAATGTGGGAAAACATTTCGAGTCAAGATATCCCTTACCCAACACCAGAGAACCCACACAGGGGAGAAACCGTATGAATGTGGTGACTGTGGGAAAAACTTCCGTGCAAAGAAATCCCTAAAtcaacatcagagaattcatacaggtGAGAAACCCTATAAATGTGGTGAATGTGGGAAGTTCTTCAGAATGAAAATGACTCTCAATAAtcatcagagaactcacacaggTGAAAAACCCTATCAGTGTCAGGAATGTGGGAAATCCTTCAGGGTACACTCGTCTCTTGGGATACATCAGCgaattcacacaggagagaaaccttacgAATGTAGCAAATGTGGCAATGCCTTCTATGTTAAAGCACGCCTCATTGAACATCAGAGAATGCATtcaggagagaaaccctatgaatgcaGCGAATGTGGAAAAATCTTCAGTATGAAGAAATCCCTTTGTCAACACCAGAGAACTCACACGGGAGAGAAGCCCTATGAATGCAGCGAGTGCGGAAATGCCTTCTACGTGAAAATACGCCTCATTGAACATCAGCGGATTCACACGGGAGAGAGACCCTTTGAATGtcaagaatgtggcaaggccttctGCCGGAAAGCGCACCTCACGGAACATCAGAGAACTCACGTGGGCCGGCCCTTGCCTTTTACTGTGGAGAAAGCTTCTTTGTGA
- the ZNF157 gene encoding zinc finger protein 157 isoform X2 has product MHKDVMLENYSNLASVGLCVAKPEMIFKLERGEELWILEEESSGQGFPGSLSLLCGKSSVGGGALRHDSDLQRQKIQPVDQTVEYNEYGKVFYKNTGFVGHKRTHAGVKNFGCHECGKSYCRKSNLIEHLRIHTGERPYKCGECAKTFSARSYLIAHQKTHTGEKPFECNECRKSFGRKSQLILHQRTHTGERPYACAECGKTFSEKATLMIHQRTHTGEKPYECSECGKTFRVKISLTQHQRTHTGEKPYECGDCGKNFRAKKSLNQHQRIHTGEKPYKCGECGKFFRMKMTLNNHQRTHTGEKPYQCQECGKSFRVHSSLGIHQRIHTGEKPYECSKCGNAFYVKARLIEHQRMHSGEKPYECSECGKIFSMKKSLCQHQRTHTGEKPYECSECGNAFYVKIRLIEHQRIHTGERPFECQECGKAFCRKAHLTEHQRTHVGRPLPFTVEKASL; this is encoded by the exons ATGCACAAGGATGTGATGTTAGAGAACTACAGCAACCTGGCATCCGTGG GCCTCTGCGTGGCCAAACCAGAGATGATCTTCAAGTTGGAGCGAGGAGAAGAGCTGTGGATATTAGAGGAAGAATCCTCAGGCCAAGGTTTCCCAG gatctCTCTCACTGCTGTGTGGCAAGAGTTCTGTCGGGGGTGGTGCCCTCAGGCATGACAGTGACCTTCAGCGTCAGAAGATTCAACCTGTTGATCAAACTGTTGAGTATAATGAATATGGAAAAGTCTTCTACAAGAACACAGGCTTTGTTGGACATAAAAGAACACACGCAGGAGTAAAAAACTTTGGATGTCATGAATGTGGGAAAAGTTACTGCAGGAAATCAAACCTTATTGAACATCTGAGGATACACACAGGGGAGAGACCCTATAAGTGTGGTGAGTGTGCAAAAACCTTCAGTGCAAGGTCATACCTCATTGCTCACCAGAAAACTCACACGGGGGAGAAACCCtttgaatgtaatgaatgtaGGAAGTCTTTTGGCAGGAAGTCACAACTCATTCTACACCAGAGaacacacacaggagagagacCGTATGCGTGTGCCGAATGCGGGAAAACCTTTTCTGAGAAGGCAACCCTTATGATTCACCAGAGAActcacacaggggagaagccctatgaatgtaGCGAATGTGGGAAAACATTTCGAGTCAAGATATCCCTTACCCAACACCAGAGAACCCACACAGGGGAGAAACCGTATGAATGTGGTGACTGTGGGAAAAACTTCCGTGCAAAGAAATCCCTAAAtcaacatcagagaattcatacaggtGAGAAACCCTATAAATGTGGTGAATGTGGGAAGTTCTTCAGAATGAAAATGACTCTCAATAAtcatcagagaactcacacaggTGAAAAACCCTATCAGTGTCAGGAATGTGGGAAATCCTTCAGGGTACACTCGTCTCTTGGGATACATCAGCgaattcacacaggagagaaaccttacgAATGTAGCAAATGTGGCAATGCCTTCTATGTTAAAGCACGCCTCATTGAACATCAGAGAATGCATtcaggagagaaaccctatgaatgcaGCGAATGTGGAAAAATCTTCAGTATGAAGAAATCCCTTTGTCAACACCAGAGAACTCACACGGGAGAGAAGCCCTATGAATGCAGCGAGTGCGGAAATGCCTTCTACGTGAAAATACGCCTCATTGAACATCAGCGGATTCACACGGGAGAGAGACCCTTTGAATGtcaagaatgtggcaaggccttctGCCGGAAAGCGCACCTCACGGAACATCAGAGAACTCACGTGGGCCGGCCCTTGCCTTTTACTGTGGAGAAAGCTTCTTTGTGA
- the ZNF157 gene encoding zinc finger protein 157 isoform X3 translates to MIFKLERGEELWILEEESSGQGFPGSLSLLCGKSSVGGGALRHDSDLQRQKIQPVDQTVEYNEYGKVFYKNTGFVGHKRTHAGVKNFGCHECGKSYCRKSNLIEHLRIHTGERPYKCGECAKTFSARSYLIAHQKTHTGEKPFECNECRKSFGRKSQLILHQRTHTGERPYACAECGKTFSEKATLMIHQRTHTGEKPYECSECGKTFRVKISLTQHQRTHTGEKPYECGDCGKNFRAKKSLNQHQRIHTGEKPYKCGECGKFFRMKMTLNNHQRTHTGEKPYQCQECGKSFRVHSSLGIHQRIHTGEKPYECSKCGNAFYVKARLIEHQRMHSGEKPYECSECGKIFSMKKSLCQHQRTHTGEKPYECSECGNAFYVKIRLIEHQRIHTGERPFECQECGKAFCRKAHLTEHQRTHVGRPLPFTVEKASL, encoded by the exons ATGATCTTCAAGTTGGAGCGAGGAGAAGAGCTGTGGATATTAGAGGAAGAATCCTCAGGCCAAGGTTTCCCAG gatctCTCTCACTGCTGTGTGGCAAGAGTTCTGTCGGGGGTGGTGCCCTCAGGCATGACAGTGACCTTCAGCGTCAGAAGATTCAACCTGTTGATCAAACTGTTGAGTATAATGAATATGGAAAAGTCTTCTACAAGAACACAGGCTTTGTTGGACATAAAAGAACACACGCAGGAGTAAAAAACTTTGGATGTCATGAATGTGGGAAAAGTTACTGCAGGAAATCAAACCTTATTGAACATCTGAGGATACACACAGGGGAGAGACCCTATAAGTGTGGTGAGTGTGCAAAAACCTTCAGTGCAAGGTCATACCTCATTGCTCACCAGAAAACTCACACGGGGGAGAAACCCtttgaatgtaatgaatgtaGGAAGTCTTTTGGCAGGAAGTCACAACTCATTCTACACCAGAGaacacacacaggagagagacCGTATGCGTGTGCCGAATGCGGGAAAACCTTTTCTGAGAAGGCAACCCTTATGATTCACCAGAGAActcacacaggggagaagccctatgaatgtaGCGAATGTGGGAAAACATTTCGAGTCAAGATATCCCTTACCCAACACCAGAGAACCCACACAGGGGAGAAACCGTATGAATGTGGTGACTGTGGGAAAAACTTCCGTGCAAAGAAATCCCTAAAtcaacatcagagaattcatacaggtGAGAAACCCTATAAATGTGGTGAATGTGGGAAGTTCTTCAGAATGAAAATGACTCTCAATAAtcatcagagaactcacacaggTGAAAAACCCTATCAGTGTCAGGAATGTGGGAAATCCTTCAGGGTACACTCGTCTCTTGGGATACATCAGCgaattcacacaggagagaaaccttacgAATGTAGCAAATGTGGCAATGCCTTCTATGTTAAAGCACGCCTCATTGAACATCAGAGAATGCATtcaggagagaaaccctatgaatgcaGCGAATGTGGAAAAATCTTCAGTATGAAGAAATCCCTTTGTCAACACCAGAGAACTCACACGGGAGAGAAGCCCTATGAATGCAGCGAGTGCGGAAATGCCTTCTACGTGAAAATACGCCTCATTGAACATCAGCGGATTCACACGGGAGAGAGACCCTTTGAATGtcaagaatgtggcaaggccttctGCCGGAAAGCGCACCTCACGGAACATCAGAGAACTCACGTGGGCCGGCCCTTGCCTTTTACTGTGGAGAAAGCTTCTTTGTGA